Part of the Polaribacter sp. Hel1_33_78 genome is shown below.
AGTTTGCAATTAGATTATGGAATCCAGGTATTGGATAATCTTAAATTTCATACTCAGATATTTCATGGTTATGGAGAAAGTATGATCGACTTTAATCACAATCAATCCACCATCGGTTTTGGACTATCGTTGGTTGAATGGCGATAAAAAATATTAGAATCTTGTTATTTCACCTTATAAAAAAATTAAAATAAATTCATTCATATTGACAGAATTACATATTCTGAATTTTGTAATTACTAAGAATGTTAACAGGAATTAATTTTCTACTAATAGTTTTAAAAAACACTACTCCAAAGCTTTTTTATAATCCGTCAATAGTTTTTGTACTTTTTCATTCTCGTAAACTATCGGGTATAATTCCTTTAAAAGAACATTAGAATCAAAGTCGATTTTTAAAGCTGCTATTAAATGACTAAATCCATAGTTTTCTTTGTCTAAAACAAAAAACAACCCTGCCAATCTATATTCTATTTCTGCAAAGTTCTTATGGGTTTTCTGAGCTTTGAATAACACTAAAACGGCATCATTAAAATCGCCTAAAAAAGATAGCATATCGGTTAATGCTAGATAGATTTCTATGGCATCATCCTTTAAAGCCAGACATTTTTCAAAACCTATAACTGCTTCCTCAAAAAAGTGAAGCTTCACTTTTATTTCTGAATACCTTCTCCAATATAAAGAATTGCCTTCATCAATTTTTAATGCTTTAGAAATATAATAAGATGCTTTTTGATAATTGCCTTCGTTGTAATACAGATTAGTAAGTAAAATCCAACCTCTATCTAACAAAGGGTCTTCATGAACTGCTTTTTTATAATAAGAAATTGCAGCTTCATATTTTTGTAATCTTTCATAACACTCTCCTATTCTAACATAGGCAAATGCAGTTGGATCATCCAATTCTAAAGTAATTAAATAATTATCTATAGCTTCTTTATAACGTTTTAACTCTTCTAAAGTCTTAGCTTTTTCTAAATAGCCACCAATAAAAGATTCATCAATTAAAACCGCATAATCGAAAGAAGATAAAGCTTCTTTAAATTGCTCCAATATAAAATATTGTCTTCCTAATTGATGCCAAGCAACTTCACAATAAGGATTTATATCAACATAATTATTTAAATAATTAATAGCTGCTTCATGTTTTTTTTCCATATCAAAACAATACACAACGTTGTAAAGAGCAGAATAATCTTCATAATCTACTTCTAAACATTTTGCAAAATTTACACGTGCATTTTCAAAATTGTCTAAATACAAATATTCCATTCCTAATAAAGACCAAACATCGACTTTATCGTCTGTAAAAGTTAATGCTTTTTCTAAATTCATAAGTGCTTCTTTATGATTTCCCGATTTAGAACTGATGGCAGCTTTCTGTATAAAAACTTCCTCATTATTAGGTTCTAAATATTCAATTTTCCTAAGCAAAACAGAAGCCTTATCTATTTTATTTTCAAAAATATAAAGCTCTACTTGCAGTAATTTTAAATCTACAGATTGCGGGTGTTGATCTAGTCCAAGCTTCACTGCTTTTTTTGCTAGTGAGTGTTTGCCAACATCTAAATAATGTACAATAATCTCCTCAAACTCAACTAGGTCAAAAAAATACACGCTGTTGGTTTTTAGCATGGATTCAAATTTCGTTAAAGACATAACTTAAGTATTTGAATTATAAGATAAAAATACTACAACTCTTAAAGGACATTTTAAAAAGCTTTTTTTGTTTTTAACAATTTAATTAACAAGAAATCTTGCGTAAAAACTGCTAAATAGAAAATAACAACTGCTTATTTATAGTCTTAAATTTTGCATATACGTTTATTTACCCTAATTTTGATTTTCAATTACTATCAACTTAAATTTGATAGTTTTCTTATGAGCCGAAAAACCTTACTTAACTCAAAAGATATTGAAATTATTCTTCACAGATTAGCTTGTCAGTTAATTGAAAATCATAATGATTTTTCGAATACAGTATTTATAGGTTTGCAGCCTAGGGGTTCTTTTTTAGCGCACAGATTGGCCAATTTATTAAAAAACCACTACAACATTAAAGACTTAAAGTTAGGTTTGTTAGACATTACTTTTTACCGAGATGATTTTAGAAGAAGAGATGCACCTTTGGCTGCAACTTCAACTGAAATTGATTTTTTAATTGAGGATCAAAAAGTTGTAATTATTGATGATGTACTGTTTTCCGGAAGAAGTATAAGAGCCGCATTAACCGCAATTCAATCTTATGGAAGACCAGAAAATATTGAATTATTAGTTTTAATTGATAGACGATTTAGCAGACATTTACCTATCCAGCCTGACTATAGAGGTCGACAGGTAGACGCTATTAACGAAGAACGAGTTTTAGTTTCGTGGAAAGAGAATAACAAAAAAGACGCAGTTTATATAGAGCAAACATAGAATGGATAAATTAAGTGTAGAACATTTATTAGGCATAAAATATCTGAATCCAAATGATATTGATCTTATTTTTAAAACTGCAGATCATTTTAAAGAAGTTATAAACAGACCTATAAAAAAGGTTCCTTCTTTAAGGGATATAACAATTGCTAATTTATTTTTCGAAAACAGTACCAGAACAAAACTCTCTTTTGAACTAGCTGAAAAAAGACTTTCTGCTGATGTAATTAATTTTTCCGCTGGACAATCTTCAGTAAAAAAGGGAGAAACTTTAATAGACACTGTTAACAATATTTTATCTATGAAAGTAGATATTGTTGTTATGAGACATGGAAATGTTGGCGCGGGTGTTTTTTTATCAAAACATGTAGATGCAAAAATTATAAATGCTGGTGATGGCACGCACGAGCATCCTACACAAGCTTTATTAGATTCTTATTCTATACGAGAAAGATTAGGTTCTGTAAAAGGAAAAAAAATTGTTATTGTAGGTGATATCTTGCATTCAAGAGTTGCTTTATCAAACATAT
Proteins encoded:
- a CDS encoding lipopolysaccharide assembly protein LapB, whose translation is MSLTKFESMLKTNSVYFFDLVEFEEIIVHYLDVGKHSLAKKAVKLGLDQHPQSVDLKLLQVELYIFENKIDKASVLLRKIEYLEPNNEEVFIQKAAISSKSGNHKEALMNLEKALTFTDDKVDVWSLLGMEYLYLDNFENARVNFAKCLEVDYEDYSALYNVVYCFDMEKKHEAAINYLNNYVDINPYCEVAWHQLGRQYFILEQFKEALSSFDYAVLIDESFIGGYLEKAKTLEELKRYKEAIDNYLITLELDDPTAFAYVRIGECYERLQKYEAAISYYKKAVHEDPLLDRGWILLTNLYYNEGNYQKASYYISKALKIDEGNSLYWRRYSEIKVKLHFFEEAVIGFEKCLALKDDAIEIYLALTDMLSFLGDFNDAVLVLFKAQKTHKNFAEIEYRLAGLFFVLDKENYGFSHLIAALKIDFDSNVLLKELYPIVYENEKVQKLLTDYKKALE
- the pyrR gene encoding bifunctional pyr operon transcriptional regulator/uracil phosphoribosyltransferase PyrR; protein product: MSRKTLLNSKDIEIILHRLACQLIENHNDFSNTVFIGLQPRGSFLAHRLANLLKNHYNIKDLKLGLLDITFYRDDFRRRDAPLAATSTEIDFLIEDQKVVIIDDVLFSGRSIRAALTAIQSYGRPENIELLVLIDRRFSRHLPIQPDYRGRQVDAINEERVLVSWKENNKKDAVYIEQT
- a CDS encoding aspartate carbamoyltransferase catalytic subunit, translating into MDKLSVEHLLGIKYLNPNDIDLIFKTADHFKEVINRPIKKVPSLRDITIANLFFENSTRTKLSFELAEKRLSADVINFSAGQSSVKKGETLIDTVNNILSMKVDIVVMRHGNVGAGVFLSKHVDAKIINAGDGTHEHPTQALLDSYSIRERLGSVKGKKIVIVGDILHSRVALSNIFALQLQGAQVKVCGPTTLIPKHISSLGVEVETNLKKALEWCDVANVLRVQHERMDIKYFPSTREYTQLFGINKDILDNLGKKIVIMHPGPINRGVEITSDVADSNESIILNQVENGVAVRMAVIYLLAQQIKR